A region of the Methanobrevibacter ruminantium M1 genome:
CCTTATCGTAATCTACGGCGTTTTCTTCGCTGTTAAGCCTTACCTTAAAGTCAAAGCTGTCATCAAATAATTCCTCTTGGTGGAATATAAGGTCGCTTACATCAAATCCTTTGGATTTTAGGAATTCCTTCTTATAATTGAAGGCGTCCTCTTCACTGTCAAAGAATCCTAATGTCTCTCCCTTGATTGTCAATACCCAAATAAGGTTCTTATCGTCATAGTATATTCCCTTATGGATTGAATACTCCCCATCCTTGTTTCTCTTTGGTGGTGCAAAGCTGGAAATATGGCTTAATCGCTTTTTGATGGCTTCTTCCTTAGTGTCGCAAGTGGTTACATACTTGTTCTTATAGAATATCTTCCATCTTGAATCGTTCTTGTCCTGGACTATGCCTAAGTCCTCTAAGTCTATATCGAGCCTATAGACATTTGAAAGGTTATGTATTGCCTCCCTTTCGCTATCATAATAGTCCAGTATCTTTCCTTCCTTCTTAATGTACCATAGCTTATGGTTCAAGTCAAATGAGATTTCCTTATAATCTGAATAGGAGCCGTTTTTGCTCTCAGGTAATGGCAAGGTGTCTATATATTCCTTTCTTGCGATTATGGCTGAATTTTCAGATATGAAGTATCCCAAATCCTTATCGTCAAAGCTTGCTTTCCATAGCTTTTCTTCCATATCGAAATCTATTCCCTTGGAATCGGAATAGCTTCCATCTTCCAACCTTTCAGGAAGCAGGCATCCGTTAAAGTATTGAAACATCCTAAAGTCCTCGTTTAGAACGAATCTATATCCCTTTCTCACTGCAACTTCCCTTGTCTTGAAATGGCCTATGGTTACTTTCTTGTCATCAAAAATGAAAAATGCAGTGTATGCATTTAATTCCGGATTGAATTCAACATTGTTTTGGTTGAAGTAGCTGTGTACGTTATAGTCAACATCATGCTGATATATGTGATCGTTGGCTGATTTGATTGCTGTGGTGGCCTTATTATTATCTATGGTTTTTACATTGTTGTTTATGTTTTCCTTAAGTTGATTTAAAAAGCTTTCATCATGGCGATAGGTGACTCCAGGATATTTGAGTTTGTAATATGCCTCATCACCCTTATATGTCCCATAAAACCATGACAATATATTAAAAACGTCTTTATGAGTTTTCTTTGCTATGTTCATCTCATCCCTTAATTCATGATGAGTTGCAATGTTTCTATATTGACGTATGGAATCCAATTTATTGTATTTATCTTCAGGTATGATTCCTTTAGAGTATAAGGTATTGAGTTTTTTATTTTGGTCCAATTCGTTTAAATCAATACCCACGAATTTTGTAATATAGTGTGTAACACGTTCTGCTATCTTTCCTGCCCAGATAACTGCATCTACGCCGTCGCCTTCAACTATATTCTTTTCCATCCTCATGCAAAAATTAGAGATATCCTGAAAATCTGAGTCTAAAAACATAAAACTATGGTTTTTCATTACATATGCACCCCGTTTTAATTATAAATAATATATTAAAATCAAGTTTTAATATATTTTTAAAAATAATTTTTTTAAATTATTTTCAATATAGTTTATAGACATGGTTTTATTTAAACTTATTTAAATTAAGATGTTAGTTAAAAATAGTAATATATGGTAAACTTGAATATGAATCTATTTAGTGAATGATGAAATATAGTTTTGAGTCTTTAAACCATTATTTAAGTTTAAATTACTTAATGAATGAAAAAATATAGTTTTGAGTCTTTAAACCATTATTTAAGTTTAAATTACTTAATTAATGAAAAAATATAGTTTTGAGTCTTTTAAACCATTATTAAGTTTAGATTTAGGATATTCATAAATCTACTTAAGATCATCTGAACTGACCTTAGGAGGATATTTTATGGCATTCTTTTTCATCTTATTGAAGACTATTTCCTTAACGTCAACATCCAATGCATCCGCCATTAGAAAGCAGTAGTTAAAGACATCTGCCAATTCATCTACCACTTCATCCTTATCATATTCCTTTTGCCATTGAAAGTGCTCCAAGAGTTCAGCAGCTTCTATAGATATTGATTTGGCTAAATTCTCTGGAGTATGATACCTTTTCCAGTCTCTTTCCATTTGAAACTTGATTAGTTCCTTTCTTATTTCTTCCATAGTAAACCACCTGAGGACCAATTAAGTAAGTTCTATCTACAAATAACAATTAAAATTGCATTAAAAGAATAAAGACATTCAATTAAAATTGCATTAAAAGAATAAATACCTATTTTTGATGTGTCTCTAAAAAGCTAGAGGCTGCCAATACATTTTCCTTAAACTGAGGATTTATTTCGCTTAAAAATCCCATAAAGGAGTCTCCAATGTCATCATTATCATAATCAATTACATATTCCTTTTCTATGCCTAAAAAGTCATAAATCCACTCTTGAGGCACATTGATAAATGGAAATATGATTTTCTTGTCTTTGATATCTGAAGCATTAAAGCCATAAAGAGAAGACAAATCGAATTTCCTATCCCATTCTATTCCCTTTCCATCAAATATGTCATTTAAGATATGATTTACTTCCTGATTTAGGTTTAATGGAGAGACAATGGCATTAAAGTCTTTTAAATTGATATTTTCATTTTCATCATATTCAATAAAGATTATGCCATATTTTCTTGAATAAGACTCTAAAACAATAAATAAAAGCTCGTTATATTCATTGTCCATTTTTGGAATGATGACTCTATCCTTAGGGTCCAGGGAGTTTGACAAGGTCTTTGAAGCCCTTAAACATATCTTTTGAAAAAGGGAAGATCGGACAACTTCAATATCTGGATATTCATTATTGAAAATAGATGTTCTCTTTCTGGAAAACCTTGAAAATCGAAGATTCTCTATATATATCCTTTTTTCATTGTCTTTTTCAAAGAAGCTTACAAAACGAGTGTCCACTCCGATTTGCTTTAGAAACTTTAATACATCCTTTTTGGAGTCTGAGAGACTTGTTTCTTCTTCCTTTAAAACAAAATTTGATAGAAAGTCATCCATAATATCACATAAAAATAAAACTTAATAAAGATTATAAATTAATAAAATTAATAAAAATTTTAAACTAATAAACTAATAAAATAAATAAAAATTAATAAATAGATTAAATATTAATTCAATCACTTAAAAACCATTTAAATGCCTAAAAACTTTCAATAGAGCATTTTCCATTTCTTTTACAGGGGCTTCTTCTCCTAGCCATATTTCAAAGCTGCGAATGCCCTGATACAATAGCATCTTATAGCCATAAACCACTTCAGCATTGGCCTTTTTAGCCTCCTTAATCAAAGAGGTCTCCATAGGAGTGTAGACAATGTCATTTACAATCAAGTCATCATGCATCATATCTGCACTTGCTATTGGCTTGTCATTAATGTTCGGATACATTCCAATAGGAGTTGTGTCTATTAAAATCTCTGATTCCTGTATCTCTCTTTTTAGGCTGTCCATATCATAAGCATTGATATTTAAATTGAAATTATCGTTTAATTGCTTTAAATTACTTTTTATATCATTTGCAAGGGATTCTGCCTTATTGAAATTACGATTCAATATGGATAATTCCCCAATGTCTGAACTTGCCATCTGAAAGGCAATTGCCCTTGAGGCTCCTCCAGCACCTACTATTGTTATTTTTTTATCTTTGACTGATGCTTTCTCTTCAATGGCCCTTAAGCAGCCATAGGCATCTGTATTGTATCCTTTGGTTGATATGCCCTCATTTTCATCATAATCAAATTTGATTGTATTTACAGCACCTATCATATTTGCAATAGGATCCACTTCATCCAGACATGTTATAACTTCTCTCTTATGGGGAATTGTTACATTCAATCCCCTTATTCCAAGGGTTTTTGCCCCTTCTATGGCACTATTTAAATTATCTGATTTGACATGAAATGGAAGATAAATGTAATTTAAATTTAAAGCTTCAAGTCCGGCATTCTGCATAGCCGGTGAGAATGTATGTTCTATAGGGTCTCCTATAACTCCTAATATCTTTGTTTTTCCATCTACCATATAAACACTTCCTCTAAAACTCCAACTGTTCTGCTATGCACATCTTGCAGACAGCATTTGGAGATTCAAGATTTGCTTCCTTAACCGGACAATAAAAGACTCCATTTTTCTGAGTGACCTTAAGTGAGCCTGGAAACGGAGTTCCAACAGGATGAATAGGCTCTTCAAGAATATAAGTTGTGTATAAGGAGACTATTGCATATATTAAAGGAAACTTGGTCTTTGATGTTTTTGATTCACCTTCCTGATATGACTTTAAGGTAGCAACTGATTCAATGAAGTCATCCTTGTCTATGCTGCCATCATACTGATTATTATCATCACGTATGTTCTTTATACGGCCTAAGAAGTATTTTACATAGACAGCATTTGTCTCTTCCCTATATTTGTCCTGGACATATTTGGTATCTTCCCTAAGCTCAGCTGTAACGCTCATAAGGTCATATACAGAAATGGTTCCTGAATGTTCCTTTAAGACCTCTAAAAAGAGCTTGCTTAGATGCTGTCTCTTCTCCGCTAATGACATTCTTAAAGTCGTCATACATAGATTCATTGTCCATAATATCACAATACCTAATAAATTAAACTACTAAAAATTAA
Encoded here:
- a CDS encoding nucleotide pyrophosphohydrolase; amino-acid sequence: MEEIRKELIKFQMERDWKRYHTPENLAKSISIEAAELLEHFQWQKEYDKDEVVDELADVFNYCFLMADALDVDVKEIVFNKMKKNAIKYPPKVSSDDLK
- a CDS encoding shikimate dehydrogenase, which translates into the protein MVDGKTKILGVIGDPIEHTFSPAMQNAGLEALNLNYIYLPFHVKSDNLNSAIEGAKTLGIRGLNVTIPHKREVITCLDEVDPIANMIGAVNTIKFDYDENEGISTKGYNTDAYGCLRAIEEKASVKDKKITIVGAGGASRAIAFQMASSDIGELSILNRNFNKAESLANDIKSNLKQLNDNFNLNINAYDMDSLKREIQESEILIDTTPIGMYPNINDKPIASADMMHDDLIVNDIVYTPMETSLIKEAKKANAEVVYGYKMLLYQGIRSFEIWLGEEAPVKEMENALLKVFRHLNGF
- a CDS encoding DUF2115 domain-containing protein — protein: MSLAEKRQHLSKLFLEVLKEHSGTISVYDLMSVTAELREDTKYVQDKYREETNAVYVKYFLGRIKNIRDDNNQYDGSIDKDDFIESVATLKSYQEGESKTSKTKFPLIYAIVSLYTTYILEEPIHPVGTPFPGSLKVTQKNGVFYCPVKEANLESPNAVCKMCIAEQLEF